One Manihot esculenta cultivar AM560-2 chromosome 6, M.esculenta_v8, whole genome shotgun sequence DNA segment encodes these proteins:
- the LOC110617922 gene encoding uncharacterized protein LOC110617922 isoform X1 has product MGHKKRNPTRSKQPPPLTPAAAAAVDEDENVTHLSLVKIETSITYESDSSYSKIKIECERALTALRRGNHTKALRIMKELCMRYGDNSPHAALIHRVQGTVCVKLASIIDDPNAKQRHLKNAIDSASRGAVLSPNSIEFAHFYANLLYEAANDGKEYEEVMKECDRALDILNPIDPAKESLQDESQQKITTAEARIAHVQSELRSLKQKSSIASISTWMKTLGTGEEIRLIPIRRATEDPMELRLLQTRRPNEIKKATKTPEERRKEIEVRVAAARLLQQKSESGLGHNEGERSEKGAEAPPGSDKRGERRKYGINVKKSGTNKERKDWVQLYWNSMSMEMKRDLLKIRVSDVKSYFGSSKDSLAFEVLNEALAFAEENKAWRFWMCCRCLEKFADSESHTRHVAQEHMGNLMPRMQAVLPHSVENKWIDMILNCAWKPLDVSSAVKMFESPGKCQDGDTVEDFFSGRHNEECDDYFKDARDSSPEKESSSNGCNDFTAGSSDADRVSSIECKECDRNQSTMPESIDSWPLSEDSERGKLLEKIHAVFEALIKCKCLAASHVNKVIQLTMDELQTLASGYQLLKHGVHQTPLCICFLGALQLRKILKFLQELSHSCGLGRYSEKNSTKDDVNSAQGPEIKEKVVLNGDALCLYLDDCLLPSESAPGTCIPDDMATAASTNVENEILPDVDALLSWIFAGLSSGEHLQSWLRMKEEKVNHGVEILQTLEKEFYHLQSLCERKCEHLSYEEALQALEDLCLEESKKREMDTLDCSCYEYALRKRRDDIAENENNALFVSSRIEVDVIANVLKEAEDLNGSQLGYENTHSSLNSQLCDLEFGEDNDSKTKDIVHQMNTCIQVVIQRQKHQLSVELSKIDARIIRIVTGMQQLELKLEPVSGHDYRSILLPLLKSYMRAHMEDLAEKDATEKSDAAREAFLAELALDSKKIARGSDNLRNTQEKAKDKKKNREYRKSKDPKAPFGNEQHLLHDETAEQSSFPVASHGDPPDSEIPLSVKSDDLKRQEEEHRLKIELEEEERKLEETLEYQRRIENEAKLKHLAEQQHKKSGRTLPEKVAGLPDNCLKCGADDVHGPLFQEHLTFKDGFPNDIEGIHMVDSAAVPIKPSISSAEVIIGTHNTNVKQVPSSEGTADDSLLASDWRTGRRSRRQKSSTRSFDGKFQPTSSEHNNVEVGINPTIGDNGTRALRQLQAEDDEERFQADLKQAVRQSLDTFQACQKTPLSSSLGMPENIPLEVDSSGVSPTEVPIENVNETDVVGTGLQNDVGEYNCFLNVIIQSLWHLRRFREEFLRKSTSEHVHVGEPCVACALYDIFTALSTASKDIRREAVAPTSLRIALSNLYPDSNFFQEAQMNDASEVLAVVFDCLHRAFTSGSSVFDSDSVESNGMGSWDCTNDACLVHSLFGMDIFERMNCYSCCLESRHLKYTSFFHNINASALRTMKTTSSENSFEELLNLVEMNHQLACDPEVGGCGKLNYIHHILSTTPHVFTTVLGWQNTCESAEDIAATLAALSTEIDISILYRGLDPKNMHRLVSVVCYYGQHYHCFAYSQDHERWIMYDDKTVKVIGSWADVLSVCEKGHLQPQVLFFEAVK; this is encoded by the exons ATGGGGCATAAGAAGCGCAACCCCACTCGTTCAAAACAACCTCCGCCGTTGACTCCGGCGGCTGCGGCTGCCGTTGATGAAGACGAGAATGTGACTCATCTTTCTCTTGTCAAGATCGAAACGTCTATTACGTATGAATCAGACAGTTCTTACTCGAAGATTAAAATTGAATGTGAGCGAGCCTTGACGGCACTCCGCCGCGGCAATCATACCAAAGCCCTCCGCATCATGAAGGAGTTGTGTATGCGATACGGTGATAACTCGCCGCACGCTGCCCTAATTCATCGTGTGCAAGGTACAGTCTGTGTAAAGTTGGCCTCGATAATCGATGATCCCAACGCTAAACAACGGCATTTGAAGAACGCGATCGACTCCGCCAGTAGAGGAGCTGTATTGTCTCCGAACTCGATAGAATTCGCGCATTTCTATGCTAATTTGCTTTACGAGGCTGCAAATGATGGGAAAGAGTACGAGGAGGTTATGAAAGAGTGTGACCGTGCGTTGGATATCTTGAACCCGATTGATCCCGCCAAGGAGAGCTTGCAAGACGAGAGCCAGCAGAAGATAACGACTGCGGAAGCAAGAATTGCTCATGTGCAGAGTGAGCTGAGGAGCTTGAAACAGAAATCGAGCATTGCTTCAATTTCGACTTGGATGAAGACCTTAGGGACTGGGGAAGAAATCAGATTGATACCCATACGGAGAGCCACTGAGGATCCTATGGAGCTTAGATTATTGCAAACTAGGAGGCCCAATGAGATAAAAAAGGCTACAAAGACGCCTGAAGAGAGACGGAAAGAGATTGAAGTTAGGGTCGCTGCTGCCAGACTACTGCAGCAGAAATCAGAGAGTGGTTTGGGACATAATGAGGGTGAACGGAGTGAAAAGGGAGCGGAAGCCCCACCGGGGAGTGATAAGAGAGGAGAGAGGAGGAAGTATGGGATTAATGTGAAGAAGAGTGGTACTAACAAGGAGAGAAAGGATTGGGTGCAGTTATATTGGAACTCAATGAGCATGGAAATGAAGAGGGATTTGTTAAAAATTAGGGTCAGTGATGTGAAGAGTTATTTTGGGTCGTCCAAGGATAGTTTGGCTTTTGAGGTTTTAAATGAGGCATTGGCATTTGCGGAGGAGAATAAGGCATGGAGGTTttggatgtgttgtagatgcCTTGAGAAGTTTGCAGATTCTGAGAGTCACACACGTCACGTTGCGCAAGAACATATGGGTAATCTCATGCCTAGAATGCAGGCAGTTTTGCCTCACAGTGTTGAAAATAAGTGGATTGATATGATTCTTAATTGTGCTTGGAAACCACTGGATGTTTCCTCTGCGGTCAAGATGTTTGAAAGTCCAGGGAAATGCCAGGATGGAGACACAGTTGAGGATTTTTTCTCGGGGAGGCATAATGAGGAGTGTGACGATTATTTCAAAGATGCGAGGGATTCTTCTCCTGAGAAGGAAAGTTCAAGTAATGGCTGTAATGATTTTACTGCAGGGAGCAGTGATGCAGATAGAGTTTCCAGTATTGAGTGTAAAGAATGCGATAGAAACCAGAGTACCATGCCAGAATCTATTGATAGCTGGCCATTATCAGAGGACTCTGAGAGAGGGAAGCTCCTTGAAAAAATTCATGCTGTATTTGAGGCACTTATTAAATGTAAGTGTCTTGCTGCAAGTCATGTAAACAAGGTGATACAACTTACGATGGATGAGCTACAAACTCTTGCTTCTGGTTATCAGCTTCTAAAGCATGGCGTGCatcagactcccttgtgcattTGTTTTTTGGGAGCATTGCAGCTTAGAAAAATCCTCAAATTCTTGCAGGAACTATCTCATTCTTGTGGTTTGGGAAGATATTCTGAGAAAAATAGTACTAAAGATGATGTAAATTCTGCTCAAGGTCCTGAGATAAAAGAGAAAGTTGTTCTTAATGGTGATGCATTGTGTCTCTACCTGGATGATTGTCTGTTGCCATCTGAAAGTGCTCCTGGCACATGTATTCCTGATGATATGGCCACAGCAGCTTCTACTAATGTTGAAAATGAGATTCTACCTGACGTTGATGCTTTGCTCTCATGGATATTTGCAGGCCTCTCTAGTGGGGAGCACTTGCAATCATGGCTGCGTATGAAAGAGGAGAAAGTGAACCATGGAGTGGAAATTCTCCAGACACTTGAGAAGGAGTTTTACCACCTACAGAGTCTTTGTGAGAGAAAATGTGAGCATTTAAGCTATGAGGAAGCATTGCAGGCTTTGGAGGATCTTTGTCTCGAAGAAAGTAAGAAGAGGGAAATGGACACACTTGATTGTAGTTGCTATGAATATGCACTTAGAAAGCGGAGGGATGATATTGCTGAGAATGAAAATAATGCTCTGTTTGTTAGCAGTAGGATCGAGGTAGATGTCATAGCCAATGTattaaaagaagcagaagatCTGAACGGCAGTCAACTTGGATATGAGAATACTCACAGTAGTCTGAATTCTCAGTTATGTGACTTGGAATTTGGTGAAGACAATGATAGTAAAACCAAGGACATTGTGCATCAAATGAACACTTGTATACAAGTTGTGATTCAGAGACAGAAACACCAGTTATCAGTAGAG CTCAGCAAAATTGATGCTAGAATCATCCGAATTGTAACGGGGATGCAGCAGTTGGAACTCAAACTTGAACCTGTTTCTGGCCATGATTATCGGTCAATTTTGTTACCTTTATTGAAGTCGTATATGAGG GCACACATGGAAGATTTAGCTGAGAAGGATGCCACAGAGAAGTCTGATGCTGCAAGAGAAGCATTTTTAGCAGAATTGGCACTTGATTCTAAGAAGATTGCTAGAGGAAGTGATAATTTGAGAAATACACAGGAGAAAGCAAAGGATAAGAAAAAGAACAGAGAATACAGGAAAAGCAAAGATCCAAAG gctCCTTTTGGCAATGAGCAGCACCTGCTTCATGATGAGACTGCCGAGCAAAG TTCCTTTCCAGTTGCATCTCATGGTGACCCTCCTGATTCTGAGATTCCTCTTTCGGTGAAAAGTGATGACTTGAAACGACAGGAGGAAGAACATAGACTTAAAATTGAGCTTGAAGAAGAGGAGAGAAAACTTGAAGAAACTCTGGAGTATCAAAGACGAATTGAGAATGAGGCTAAACTAAAGCATCTTGCTGAACAACAACACAAGAAATCTGGTCGAACATTACCAGAAAAGGTGGCTGGACTGCCTGATAATTGTTTGAAATGTGGAGCAGATGATGTACATGGGCCATTG TTTCAGGAACATTTGACATTTAAGGATGGGTTTCCCAATGATATAGAAGGCATACATATGGTAGATAGTGCAGCAGTGCCAATCAAACCTTCAATATCTAGTGCTGAAGTGATTATCGGTACTCATAACACAAATGTAAAACAAG TTCCATCTAGTGAAGGAACTGCGGATGACAGTCTTTTGGCTTCTGACTGGAGGACAGGAAGGAGAAGTAGGCGGCAGAAGAGTTCCACCAGATCTTTTGATGGAAAATTTCAACCAACTTCATCAGAACATAACAATGTTGAAGTTGGAA TTAATCCTACTATAGGGGACAATGGAACTAGGGCATTGAGACAATTACAGGCAGAGGATGATGAGGAAAGGTTTCAAGCTGACCTTAAACAGGCTGTACGCCAAAGTCTTG ACACATTCCAAGCATGTCAGAAAACACCCTTGAGTTCAAGTTTGGGGATGCCAGAAAATATACCTCTGGAGGTTGACAGTTCTGGAGTTTCACCCACTGAAGTTCCAATTGAAAATGTGAATGAAACTGATGTGGTTGGTACAGGCCTGCAGAATGATGTTGGTGAATATAATTGTTTTCTGAATGTCATCATACAG TCCTTATGGCATTTAAGACGGTTTCGGGAGGAGTTCTTGCGGAAATCAACATCAGAGCATGTCCATGTGGGAGAACCCTgtgttgcatgtgcattatatGATATTTTCACTGCTCTTAGCACTGCATCTAAAGATATACGGAGAGAAGCCGTTGCTCCTACATCTCTGAGGATAGCTCTGAGCAACTTGTATCCTGATAGTAATTTCTTCCAAGAG GCTCAGATGAATGATGCATCTGAAGTATTGGCAGTAGTATTTGATTGTCTTCATCGAGCATTTACTTCTGGTTCAAGTGTTTTTGATTCTGATTCTGTGGAAAGCAATGGCATGGGATCTTGGGATTGTACAAATGATGCTTGTTTAGTTCATTCTCTTTTCGGTATGGATATTTTTGAACGAATGAATTGCTATAGCTGTTGTTTGGAGTCCAGGCATCTGAAGTACACTTCTTTCTTTCATAATATAAATGCTAGTGCCCTCCGGACAATGAAG ACCACGTCTTCTGAAAACTCTTTTGAAGAGCTATTAAATCTAGTAGAGATGAATCATCAATTAGCTTGTGATCCCGAGGTTGGTGGTTGTGGGAAGCTTAACTATATCCATCATATTCTGTCGACAACTCCACATGTGTTTACTACAG TTTTGGGATGGCAAAATACATGTGAAAGTGCTGAGGATATAGCTGCAACATTGGCAGCACTTAGTACTGAGATAGACATCAGCATTCTGTACCGTGGTCTGGATCCAAAAAACATGCACAGATTGGTTTCAGTG GTTTGCTATTATGGGCAACATTATCATTGCTTCGCCTATAGTCAGGATCATGAACGATGGATTATGTATGATGACAAAACTGTCAAG GTAATTGGGAGCTGGGCGGATGTTCTTTCCGTGTGTGAAAAAGGGCACTTGCAACCTCAGGTTCTTTTTTTTGAAGCTGTAAAGTAG
- the LOC110617922 gene encoding uncharacterized protein LOC110617922 isoform X2 yields MGHKKRNPTRSKQPPPLTPAAAAAVDEDENVTHLSLVKIETSITYESDSSYSKIKIECERALTALRRGNHTKALRIMKELCMRYGDNSPHAALIHRVQGTVCVKLASIIDDPNAKQRHLKNAIDSASRGAVLSPNSIEFAHFYANLLYEAANDGKEYEEVMKECDRALDILNPIDPAKESLQDESQQKITTAEARIAHVQSELRSLKQKSSIASISTWMKTLGTGEEIRLIPIRRATEDPMELRLLQTRRPNEIKKATKTPEERRKEIEVRVAAARLLQQKSESGLGHNEGERSEKGAEAPPGSDKRGERRKYGINVKKSGTNKERKDWVQLYWNSMSMEMKRDLLKIRVSDVKSYFGSSKDSLAFEVLNEALAFAEENKAWRFWMCCRCLEKFADSESHTRHVAQEHMGNLMPRMQAVLPHSVENKWIDMILNCAWKPLDVSSAVKMFESPGKCQDGDTVEDFFSGRHNEECDDYFKDARDSSPEKESSSNGCNDFTAGSSDADRVSSIECKECDRNQSTMPESIDSWPLSEDSERGKLLEKIHAVFEALIKCKCLAASHVNKVIQLTMDELQTLASGYQLLKHGVHQTPLCICFLGALQLRKILKFLQELSHSCGLGRYSEKNSTKDDVNSAQGPEIKEKVVLNGDALCLYLDDCLLPSESAPGTCIPDDMATAASTNVENEILPDVDALLSWIFAGLSSGEHLQSWLRMKEEKVNHGVEILQTLEKEFYHLQSLCERKCEHLSYEEALQALEDLCLEESKKREMDTLDCSCYEYALRKRRDDIAENENNALFVSSRIEVDVIANVLKEAEDLNGSQLGYENTHSSLNSQLCDLEFGEDNDSKTKDIVHQMNTCIQVVIQRQKHQLSVELSKIDARIIRIVTGMQQLELKLEPVSGHDYRSILLPLLKSYMRAHMEDLAEKDATEKSDAAREAFLAELALDSKKIARGSDNLRNTQEKAKDKKKNREYRKSKDPKAPFGNEQHLLHDETAEQSSFPVASHGDPPDSEIPLSVKSDDLKRQEEEHRLKIELEEEERKLEETLEYQRRIENEAKLKHLAEQQHKKSGRTLPEKVAGLPDNCLKCGADDVHGPLEHLTFKDGFPNDIEGIHMVDSAAVPIKPSISSAEVIIGTHNTNVKQVPSSEGTADDSLLASDWRTGRRSRRQKSSTRSFDGKFQPTSSEHNNVEVGINPTIGDNGTRALRQLQAEDDEERFQADLKQAVRQSLDTFQACQKTPLSSSLGMPENIPLEVDSSGVSPTEVPIENVNETDVVGTGLQNDVGEYNCFLNVIIQSLWHLRRFREEFLRKSTSEHVHVGEPCVACALYDIFTALSTASKDIRREAVAPTSLRIALSNLYPDSNFFQEAQMNDASEVLAVVFDCLHRAFTSGSSVFDSDSVESNGMGSWDCTNDACLVHSLFGMDIFERMNCYSCCLESRHLKYTSFFHNINASALRTMKTTSSENSFEELLNLVEMNHQLACDPEVGGCGKLNYIHHILSTTPHVFTTVLGWQNTCESAEDIAATLAALSTEIDISILYRGLDPKNMHRLVSVVCYYGQHYHCFAYSQDHERWIMYDDKTVKVIGSWADVLSVCEKGHLQPQVLFFEAVK; encoded by the exons ATGGGGCATAAGAAGCGCAACCCCACTCGTTCAAAACAACCTCCGCCGTTGACTCCGGCGGCTGCGGCTGCCGTTGATGAAGACGAGAATGTGACTCATCTTTCTCTTGTCAAGATCGAAACGTCTATTACGTATGAATCAGACAGTTCTTACTCGAAGATTAAAATTGAATGTGAGCGAGCCTTGACGGCACTCCGCCGCGGCAATCATACCAAAGCCCTCCGCATCATGAAGGAGTTGTGTATGCGATACGGTGATAACTCGCCGCACGCTGCCCTAATTCATCGTGTGCAAGGTACAGTCTGTGTAAAGTTGGCCTCGATAATCGATGATCCCAACGCTAAACAACGGCATTTGAAGAACGCGATCGACTCCGCCAGTAGAGGAGCTGTATTGTCTCCGAACTCGATAGAATTCGCGCATTTCTATGCTAATTTGCTTTACGAGGCTGCAAATGATGGGAAAGAGTACGAGGAGGTTATGAAAGAGTGTGACCGTGCGTTGGATATCTTGAACCCGATTGATCCCGCCAAGGAGAGCTTGCAAGACGAGAGCCAGCAGAAGATAACGACTGCGGAAGCAAGAATTGCTCATGTGCAGAGTGAGCTGAGGAGCTTGAAACAGAAATCGAGCATTGCTTCAATTTCGACTTGGATGAAGACCTTAGGGACTGGGGAAGAAATCAGATTGATACCCATACGGAGAGCCACTGAGGATCCTATGGAGCTTAGATTATTGCAAACTAGGAGGCCCAATGAGATAAAAAAGGCTACAAAGACGCCTGAAGAGAGACGGAAAGAGATTGAAGTTAGGGTCGCTGCTGCCAGACTACTGCAGCAGAAATCAGAGAGTGGTTTGGGACATAATGAGGGTGAACGGAGTGAAAAGGGAGCGGAAGCCCCACCGGGGAGTGATAAGAGAGGAGAGAGGAGGAAGTATGGGATTAATGTGAAGAAGAGTGGTACTAACAAGGAGAGAAAGGATTGGGTGCAGTTATATTGGAACTCAATGAGCATGGAAATGAAGAGGGATTTGTTAAAAATTAGGGTCAGTGATGTGAAGAGTTATTTTGGGTCGTCCAAGGATAGTTTGGCTTTTGAGGTTTTAAATGAGGCATTGGCATTTGCGGAGGAGAATAAGGCATGGAGGTTttggatgtgttgtagatgcCTTGAGAAGTTTGCAGATTCTGAGAGTCACACACGTCACGTTGCGCAAGAACATATGGGTAATCTCATGCCTAGAATGCAGGCAGTTTTGCCTCACAGTGTTGAAAATAAGTGGATTGATATGATTCTTAATTGTGCTTGGAAACCACTGGATGTTTCCTCTGCGGTCAAGATGTTTGAAAGTCCAGGGAAATGCCAGGATGGAGACACAGTTGAGGATTTTTTCTCGGGGAGGCATAATGAGGAGTGTGACGATTATTTCAAAGATGCGAGGGATTCTTCTCCTGAGAAGGAAAGTTCAAGTAATGGCTGTAATGATTTTACTGCAGGGAGCAGTGATGCAGATAGAGTTTCCAGTATTGAGTGTAAAGAATGCGATAGAAACCAGAGTACCATGCCAGAATCTATTGATAGCTGGCCATTATCAGAGGACTCTGAGAGAGGGAAGCTCCTTGAAAAAATTCATGCTGTATTTGAGGCACTTATTAAATGTAAGTGTCTTGCTGCAAGTCATGTAAACAAGGTGATACAACTTACGATGGATGAGCTACAAACTCTTGCTTCTGGTTATCAGCTTCTAAAGCATGGCGTGCatcagactcccttgtgcattTGTTTTTTGGGAGCATTGCAGCTTAGAAAAATCCTCAAATTCTTGCAGGAACTATCTCATTCTTGTGGTTTGGGAAGATATTCTGAGAAAAATAGTACTAAAGATGATGTAAATTCTGCTCAAGGTCCTGAGATAAAAGAGAAAGTTGTTCTTAATGGTGATGCATTGTGTCTCTACCTGGATGATTGTCTGTTGCCATCTGAAAGTGCTCCTGGCACATGTATTCCTGATGATATGGCCACAGCAGCTTCTACTAATGTTGAAAATGAGATTCTACCTGACGTTGATGCTTTGCTCTCATGGATATTTGCAGGCCTCTCTAGTGGGGAGCACTTGCAATCATGGCTGCGTATGAAAGAGGAGAAAGTGAACCATGGAGTGGAAATTCTCCAGACACTTGAGAAGGAGTTTTACCACCTACAGAGTCTTTGTGAGAGAAAATGTGAGCATTTAAGCTATGAGGAAGCATTGCAGGCTTTGGAGGATCTTTGTCTCGAAGAAAGTAAGAAGAGGGAAATGGACACACTTGATTGTAGTTGCTATGAATATGCACTTAGAAAGCGGAGGGATGATATTGCTGAGAATGAAAATAATGCTCTGTTTGTTAGCAGTAGGATCGAGGTAGATGTCATAGCCAATGTattaaaagaagcagaagatCTGAACGGCAGTCAACTTGGATATGAGAATACTCACAGTAGTCTGAATTCTCAGTTATGTGACTTGGAATTTGGTGAAGACAATGATAGTAAAACCAAGGACATTGTGCATCAAATGAACACTTGTATACAAGTTGTGATTCAGAGACAGAAACACCAGTTATCAGTAGAG CTCAGCAAAATTGATGCTAGAATCATCCGAATTGTAACGGGGATGCAGCAGTTGGAACTCAAACTTGAACCTGTTTCTGGCCATGATTATCGGTCAATTTTGTTACCTTTATTGAAGTCGTATATGAGG GCACACATGGAAGATTTAGCTGAGAAGGATGCCACAGAGAAGTCTGATGCTGCAAGAGAAGCATTTTTAGCAGAATTGGCACTTGATTCTAAGAAGATTGCTAGAGGAAGTGATAATTTGAGAAATACACAGGAGAAAGCAAAGGATAAGAAAAAGAACAGAGAATACAGGAAAAGCAAAGATCCAAAG gctCCTTTTGGCAATGAGCAGCACCTGCTTCATGATGAGACTGCCGAGCAAAG TTCCTTTCCAGTTGCATCTCATGGTGACCCTCCTGATTCTGAGATTCCTCTTTCGGTGAAAAGTGATGACTTGAAACGACAGGAGGAAGAACATAGACTTAAAATTGAGCTTGAAGAAGAGGAGAGAAAACTTGAAGAAACTCTGGAGTATCAAAGACGAATTGAGAATGAGGCTAAACTAAAGCATCTTGCTGAACAACAACACAAGAAATCTGGTCGAACATTACCAGAAAAGGTGGCTGGACTGCCTGATAATTGTTTGAAATGTGGAGCAGATGATGTACATGGGCCATTG GAACATTTGACATTTAAGGATGGGTTTCCCAATGATATAGAAGGCATACATATGGTAGATAGTGCAGCAGTGCCAATCAAACCTTCAATATCTAGTGCTGAAGTGATTATCGGTACTCATAACACAAATGTAAAACAAG TTCCATCTAGTGAAGGAACTGCGGATGACAGTCTTTTGGCTTCTGACTGGAGGACAGGAAGGAGAAGTAGGCGGCAGAAGAGTTCCACCAGATCTTTTGATGGAAAATTTCAACCAACTTCATCAGAACATAACAATGTTGAAGTTGGAA TTAATCCTACTATAGGGGACAATGGAACTAGGGCATTGAGACAATTACAGGCAGAGGATGATGAGGAAAGGTTTCAAGCTGACCTTAAACAGGCTGTACGCCAAAGTCTTG ACACATTCCAAGCATGTCAGAAAACACCCTTGAGTTCAAGTTTGGGGATGCCAGAAAATATACCTCTGGAGGTTGACAGTTCTGGAGTTTCACCCACTGAAGTTCCAATTGAAAATGTGAATGAAACTGATGTGGTTGGTACAGGCCTGCAGAATGATGTTGGTGAATATAATTGTTTTCTGAATGTCATCATACAG TCCTTATGGCATTTAAGACGGTTTCGGGAGGAGTTCTTGCGGAAATCAACATCAGAGCATGTCCATGTGGGAGAACCCTgtgttgcatgtgcattatatGATATTTTCACTGCTCTTAGCACTGCATCTAAAGATATACGGAGAGAAGCCGTTGCTCCTACATCTCTGAGGATAGCTCTGAGCAACTTGTATCCTGATAGTAATTTCTTCCAAGAG GCTCAGATGAATGATGCATCTGAAGTATTGGCAGTAGTATTTGATTGTCTTCATCGAGCATTTACTTCTGGTTCAAGTGTTTTTGATTCTGATTCTGTGGAAAGCAATGGCATGGGATCTTGGGATTGTACAAATGATGCTTGTTTAGTTCATTCTCTTTTCGGTATGGATATTTTTGAACGAATGAATTGCTATAGCTGTTGTTTGGAGTCCAGGCATCTGAAGTACACTTCTTTCTTTCATAATATAAATGCTAGTGCCCTCCGGACAATGAAG ACCACGTCTTCTGAAAACTCTTTTGAAGAGCTATTAAATCTAGTAGAGATGAATCATCAATTAGCTTGTGATCCCGAGGTTGGTGGTTGTGGGAAGCTTAACTATATCCATCATATTCTGTCGACAACTCCACATGTGTTTACTACAG TTTTGGGATGGCAAAATACATGTGAAAGTGCTGAGGATATAGCTGCAACATTGGCAGCACTTAGTACTGAGATAGACATCAGCATTCTGTACCGTGGTCTGGATCCAAAAAACATGCACAGATTGGTTTCAGTG GTTTGCTATTATGGGCAACATTATCATTGCTTCGCCTATAGTCAGGATCATGAACGATGGATTATGTATGATGACAAAACTGTCAAG GTAATTGGGAGCTGGGCGGATGTTCTTTCCGTGTGTGAAAAAGGGCACTTGCAACCTCAGGTTCTTTTTTTTGAAGCTGTAAAGTAG